Proteins found in one Lutimonas zeaxanthinifaciens genomic segment:
- a CDS encoding endonuclease, protein MSEFYSIAFYNLENLIDPRESSKIMDPDYSANGKLEWSIEKYLQKIDNLSKVISRIGKNHSLRPPILAGVCEIGHESCMKDLIASDHLKPYNYDYVFHQSQDARGMNVALLFQKSYFKVIEISAFSLPDTNDEKEKSRDILKVSGSLFGNRIHVLINHWPSRTKGTRKTNSKRLKASAVAKTILQQISKNESSQNTIIMGDFNDGPNCQSINNIVENDFVNPISQSLPSKSGTVRFKGKWMIFDQILFSRSFENENWIQFESAHVFIEPYLIQKSGKHRGSPKRTYNGSYYQKGYSDHFPVFLYFRRT, encoded by the coding sequence ATGTCTGAATTTTATTCCATTGCGTTTTATAATCTCGAAAACCTGATTGATCCCAGAGAAAGCAGTAAAATCATGGACCCTGATTATTCAGCGAATGGAAAACTAGAGTGGTCAATAGAAAAATACCTTCAAAAAATTGATAATCTTTCCAAGGTAATTTCCAGAATCGGCAAAAATCATTCTCTGCGGCCACCTATACTGGCAGGTGTTTGTGAGATTGGACATGAATCCTGTATGAAGGACCTTATCGCATCGGATCATTTAAAGCCCTATAATTACGACTATGTATTTCATCAGTCACAGGACGCAAGAGGAATGAACGTGGCCCTTCTTTTTCAGAAATCCTACTTTAAAGTAATCGAAATAAGTGCCTTTTCTTTACCTGATACCAACGACGAAAAAGAAAAGTCCAGAGATATTTTGAAAGTAAGCGGATCTTTGTTTGGTAATAGAATTCATGTATTGATAAATCATTGGCCCTCAAGGACAAAAGGAACTCGAAAAACAAATTCAAAAAGACTTAAGGCCAGTGCTGTGGCAAAAACCATACTCCAGCAGATTTCGAAAAATGAATCATCCCAAAATACAATAATCATGGGTGATTTTAATGATGGTCCTAATTGTCAAAGTATAAATAATATCGTTGAAAATGATTTCGTAAATCCTATATCACAATCACTACCATCAAAATCAGGAACAGTTCGTTTTAAAGGGAAATGGATGATTTTTGATCAGATTCTATTTTCCCGATCCTTTGAGAATGAAAACTGGATTCAGTTTGAAAGTGCTCATGTTTTCATTGAACCCTATTTAATTCAAAAATCCGGAAAGCACAGAGGTTCCCCAAAAAGAACATATAACGGCAGTTACTATCAAAAAGGATATAGCGATCATTTTCCTGTATTTTTATATTTCCGGAGAACCTAA
- a CDS encoding DUF5689 domain-containing protein, with protein MKNSLTYFLALVCILFLVQCDPEKQIISFDEDFRTSEISENTDMKSIISDFKQEESEYLSFDSDYIISGIVVSSDESGNFYKTLILQDKPINPEVALEVKIDLRAYFSRYNLGRKIYLNLNGLSMARVKGKFIIGFLSGNRVREIPESLINRHLIRTDETVEILPNPIRFEDVTIERTNTYVYLEDIQISREDLGKSFSSEVYDQYNGERIIQQCANGVSGKLLTSEYADFSAYLTPHGSFSMKAILTVDDYSGEYVYILNNPDDLQETSKDRCDEEVFNCPQIGETSEEDIIFYADFNQLKNSKDIEQQGWKNVNINFLNNRFKKRTSNENTFVQISSYNTLESVSEVWLISPLIDLDKSTEEFLHFDSRATFEEGTLLSVWYTGNLKEDLNASDWKLLNAKISTGSLDGSNRTFTGSGNILLNCVEGSIHLGFRYIGFDPGASTTYDLDNIRILGKKNI; from the coding sequence ATGAAAAATTCTCTAACCTATTTCTTGGCTCTCGTCTGTATTCTGTTTCTTGTTCAATGTGATCCGGAGAAACAGATTATAAGTTTTGATGAGGATTTCAGAACTTCTGAAATAAGTGAAAACACAGATATGAAATCAATCATTTCCGATTTCAAACAGGAAGAATCAGAATATCTGTCATTTGATTCTGATTATATCATTTCGGGTATTGTAGTGTCCAGTGACGAGTCGGGTAATTTTTATAAGACACTGATTCTTCAGGACAAACCGATAAATCCGGAGGTTGCTCTCGAGGTCAAAATTGATTTACGAGCCTACTTTTCAAGGTATAATCTCGGTAGGAAAATATACCTTAACTTGAATGGCCTGAGTATGGCAAGGGTAAAGGGAAAGTTCATCATAGGTTTCTTATCAGGAAACAGGGTCAGGGAAATTCCGGAGAGTTTGATCAACAGACACCTCATTCGCACGGATGAAACAGTTGAGATTCTACCTAACCCAATTCGATTTGAGGATGTAACAATCGAAAGAACAAATACCTATGTTTATTTGGAGGACATCCAGATTTCAAGAGAGGATCTCGGAAAATCATTTTCATCTGAAGTCTATGATCAATATAACGGGGAAAGAATAATTCAGCAATGTGCCAATGGTGTCTCAGGGAAATTGTTGACAAGTGAGTATGCGGATTTCAGCGCTTATTTAACTCCTCACGGATCCTTTTCGATGAAAGCTATTCTAACCGTAGACGACTATTCAGGAGAATATGTATATATTTTGAATAATCCGGATGACCTTCAGGAAACAAGTAAAGACCGTTGTGACGAGGAGGTATTTAATTGCCCTCAAATTGGTGAGACCTCTGAAGAGGACATTATCTTTTACGCGGATTTTAATCAATTAAAAAACTCTAAGGATATAGAACAGCAGGGATGGAAGAATGTGAATATAAACTTTCTAAACAACAGATTTAAAAAAAGAACTTCAAATGAAAACACCTTTGTTCAGATATCATCTTATAATACCTTGGAATCCGTAAGCGAGGTTTGGCTGATAAGTCCATTAATTGATCTTGACAAATCTACCGAAGAGTTTTTACATTTCGATTCGCGAGCAACCTTTGAAGAGGGAACCCTTTTGTCCGTATGGTATACCGGGAACCTGAAGGAAGACCTGAATGCTTCTGATTGGAAACTTCTTAACGCAAAAATTTCAACAGGGTCCCTGGATGGCAGTAACCGAACCTTTACCGGTTCAGGGAATATTTTATTGAATTGTGTGGAGGGGTCAATTCATTTGGGTTTTCGCTATATTGGATTTGATCCCGGAGCCTCTACAACCTATGATCTGGATAACATTCGTATCCTTGGAAAGAAAAATATATGA
- a CDS encoding TonB-dependent receptor: MDSRSKFVMSVLLSSFFSLNAQQSSLIQEDSTPQDVEGRAMDDFQFEVQNISGVLTSRKNLFDRTMAYEWSSNFFKRRFLENDHFNLMLNGVSLNKEDTGRPSWANLGGLNDALRQQVNYPMMNDTPYGIGGLSGSLNFLTEANKQRKGLKLSLAAASKNYRYRLMATYSSQVSKNGWAYMISASLREGEEGFREGTDYSAHSFIAAVDRSFGKNHLFNATFIYAWNKRGKSSPLTAEVYELKKARYNSYWGFLGQKKLNSREKLICEPIFQFNYQFYPKGNLKIESHFTYQFGRTASSRLDYGGGRFIDGFNVVVGGGKNPDPVYYQKLPSYHLRMNENPDLKGAYLAEKDLLKHGQIRWDEIFMENRNTLDNYSIYALYEDVSESYSWSFQNGISFLKGKNFHLENVTSFKGGKFQNFAQIKDLLGGKGFLDVDGFEKDINRSQNDLRNYNRIVKQGDKFKYNYELEHKSIETFFRAKYSMKKFDLYSSFQLEFRSYQRDGLYENGNYKGSLSFGKSIKKSFLTKAFKSGGLYKFNGRHLLSFNVNYLERPPFLNKAYSNVRISNEYVRELRPDINYGFDLSYFWRSRFFNLRIAGYRLFLKDHTKISYYFSEGISNAEIVGEGAFVQEVLRGIDMNHMGLEASLEVPLGGGWNLKGAASFGRSNYSSNPDIYLTSTAFKKPLDLGKSYLKGYISSGSPQNVYSLGFEYSSPDYWWISGSLNHFDGSYVNVAPIKRSKNFVLDSDGLLLNNLDMKKVNESLEQEQLESYMNLNVVGGKSWKIEKWYVGFFVSLNNILNTIYRTGGFEQSRVSNYTQMREELKRPKPLFGPKYWYSNGATFFTSLYLRI, encoded by the coding sequence ATGGATTCAAGATCAAAATTTGTAATGTCAGTCCTTCTTTCTTCTTTTTTCAGCTTAAATGCTCAACAATCGAGTTTGATCCAGGAGGATTCCACTCCACAAGATGTTGAAGGCAGGGCTATGGATGATTTTCAATTTGAGGTTCAAAACATATCAGGCGTTCTAACCTCACGAAAAAATTTATTTGATCGCACCATGGCCTATGAATGGAGTTCTAATTTTTTCAAACGAAGGTTTTTAGAGAATGACCATTTCAATTTGATGCTTAATGGAGTATCGTTGAATAAGGAAGATACGGGCCGTCCTTCATGGGCTAACCTTGGAGGTTTGAACGATGCCTTGCGTCAGCAGGTAAATTATCCCATGATGAATGATACTCCATATGGCATAGGAGGTTTGTCAGGCTCGCTCAATTTCCTAACCGAAGCGAATAAACAAAGAAAAGGTTTAAAATTATCTCTGGCAGCCGCGAGTAAAAACTATCGATATCGACTTATGGCGACTTATTCAAGTCAGGTTTCAAAAAATGGATGGGCCTATATGATTTCAGCTTCTCTTAGAGAAGGAGAAGAGGGTTTTAGAGAGGGTACTGATTATTCGGCTCATTCATTTATTGCGGCGGTCGACAGAAGTTTTGGAAAGAATCATCTATTTAATGCAACGTTTATTTACGCCTGGAATAAGAGAGGGAAATCCTCCCCTTTGACAGCGGAAGTTTATGAACTAAAAAAAGCCAGATACAACTCTTATTGGGGTTTTTTAGGTCAAAAAAAATTGAATTCAAGAGAAAAATTGATATGTGAGCCAATTTTTCAGTTCAATTACCAGTTTTATCCAAAGGGAAATCTAAAGATTGAAAGTCATTTTACATATCAATTTGGACGCACTGCTTCCAGCAGGTTGGATTATGGTGGAGGAAGATTTATTGATGGCTTTAATGTAGTTGTGGGTGGAGGAAAAAACCCTGATCCGGTCTATTATCAAAAGCTTCCCAGCTATCATTTAAGAATGAATGAAAACCCGGATTTGAAAGGGGCTTATTTAGCCGAGAAGGATTTACTTAAACACGGGCAAATCAGATGGGATGAGATTTTCATGGAAAACAGGAATACATTGGATAATTATTCCATTTACGCACTATATGAAGATGTTTCGGAAAGCTACAGTTGGTCATTTCAAAACGGAATTTCGTTTCTGAAAGGAAAGAATTTTCATTTAGAAAATGTGACTAGTTTTAAGGGAGGAAAGTTTCAGAATTTTGCTCAGATCAAGGACCTTTTGGGTGGCAAGGGGTTTTTGGATGTTGACGGTTTTGAAAAAGACATCAACCGGTCTCAAAATGATCTTAGAAATTACAATAGAATTGTAAAACAAGGAGACAAGTTCAAGTATAATTATGAATTGGAACACAAAAGCATCGAAACCTTTTTCAGAGCCAAATACAGCATGAAAAAATTTGATCTTTATTCTTCATTCCAGCTGGAATTTAGATCATATCAAAGAGATGGATTATACGAAAACGGAAACTATAAAGGATCATTGTCATTTGGTAAAAGCATCAAAAAATCTTTTTTGACCAAGGCATTTAAATCTGGAGGACTGTATAAATTTAATGGTCGGCATTTATTGTCTTTTAATGTTAATTATCTGGAAAGGCCTCCGTTTTTGAATAAGGCCTATTCGAATGTAAGAATAAGTAATGAGTACGTCCGGGAACTTCGACCGGATATCAATTATGGATTCGACCTGAGTTATTTTTGGAGGAGCCGTTTTTTTAATTTAAGGATAGCCGGCTATAGACTTTTCTTAAAGGATCACACTAAGATTTCCTATTATTTCAGCGAGGGCATTTCAAACGCAGAAATTGTGGGTGAAGGCGCTTTTGTTCAGGAAGTATTAAGGGGCATTGATATGAACCACATGGGTCTTGAAGCCAGTCTGGAGGTACCTCTTGGAGGTGGATGGAATTTGAAAGGAGCTGCATCTTTTGGTAGGTCAAACTACAGTTCAAATCCGGATATTTATCTAACTTCAACGGCCTTTAAGAAACCGCTCGATCTCGGAAAGTCATATTTAAAAGGATATATCTCAAGCGGAAGCCCTCAAAATGTTTATTCCTTGGGCTTTGAATATTCAAGTCCGGATTATTGGTGGATTAGCGGAAGTTTAAATCATTTTGATGGATCATACGTGAATGTTGCGCCGATAAAAAGATCGAAAAACTTTGTTCTTGATTCTGACGGGCTGTTGTTGAATAATCTGGACATGAAGAAAGTAAATGAGTCTTTGGAACAGGAGCAGCTCGAATCGTATATGAATTTAAATGTTGTAGGTGGAAAATCATGGAAAATTGAAAAATGGTATGTAGGTTTTTTTGTATCTCTGAACAACATTTTGAATACGATTTACAGAACAGGAGGTTTTGAACAATCGAGAGTTTCGAACTACACCCAAATGAGAGAGGAACTTAAAAGGCCAAAACCTCTTTTCGGGCCAAAATACTGGTATTCTAACGGAGCCACATTTTTTACCTCGCTTTACTTACGAATATGA
- a CDS encoding endonuclease/exonuclease/phosphatase family protein, with the protein MRKRNILVFIWTWLLISFNNYGQIENSNNEIIAFYNVENLFDTIDDPDTFDEDYTLEGRYKYSRENYREKIDKTARVISEIGSSETKNKPVLVGLAEIENSRVLNDLLESDKFENNKYEIIHKDSPDHRGIDVALIYKPLNFFPIHYEFLELKLWNEQGERIYTRDVLYVHGILDSEEIHLFVNHWPSRRGGKLKSEPKRLKAAYLVNQKTNEILVQNPKAKILVLGDFNDDPFDQSIKDVLSRNKSTSKKTGPIFFNPMEKMFRKGMNTLAYRDGINLFDQILVSKSFMKNSNLIDGYYFLKAGIYNPAYLINMKGRFAGYPKRSFNRQKYDGGYSDHFPVFIELAKEGGK; encoded by the coding sequence ATGAGAAAAAGGAATATTCTTGTATTTATTTGGACTTGGCTTTTGATTTCCTTCAATAATTACGGGCAAATCGAAAATTCCAACAATGAAATAATCGCTTTTTACAACGTAGAAAATCTATTTGATACCATTGATGACCCTGATACCTTTGACGAAGATTACACCTTAGAAGGTCGGTACAAATATTCGAGAGAAAACTATCGGGAAAAAATAGATAAAACAGCTCGGGTAATTTCTGAAATAGGATCTTCCGAAACCAAGAATAAACCTGTTCTTGTGGGTCTTGCAGAAATTGAGAATAGCAGGGTTCTTAATGACCTTTTAGAGTCCGATAAATTCGAAAATAATAAATATGAGATCATACATAAGGACTCTCCGGATCACAGAGGAATAGATGTTGCTTTAATTTATAAACCGCTAAATTTCTTTCCGATACATTACGAATTTCTAGAACTAAAATTGTGGAATGAACAAGGTGAAAGAATCTACACGAGGGATGTACTTTATGTTCATGGAATTCTGGATTCAGAAGAGATCCATCTGTTTGTGAATCACTGGCCCTCAAGGAGAGGAGGAAAATTAAAAAGTGAACCCAAAAGACTAAAAGCCGCCTACCTGGTCAATCAAAAAACAAATGAGATCCTTGTTCAAAACCCGAAAGCCAAAATTTTAGTTCTCGGAGATTTTAATGATGACCCTTTTGACCAAAGTATCAAAGATGTACTTTCCCGGAACAAATCCACTTCGAAAAAAACAGGACCTATCTTTTTCAATCCAATGGAGAAAATGTTTAGAAAAGGAATGAATACGCTTGCCTATCGTGACGGAATCAATCTTTTCGATCAAATCTTAGTATCAAAAAGTTTTATGAAAAATTCCAATTTAATCGATGGCTATTATTTTCTAAAGGCGGGAATTTACAACCCAGCTTATCTCATCAACATGAAAGGACGCTTTGCAGGTTACCCAAAAAGAAGTTTTAACAGGCAAAAATACGATGGTGGATACAGTGACCACTTTCCAGTATTTATTGAGCTCGCAAAAGAAGGAGGCAAATGA
- a CDS encoding toxin-antitoxin system YwqK family antitoxin, whose protein sequence is MRKIMILLFVLSAAVSFSQEKSNQKIEPIGDLFEVTVYYDDGTIMQHGFMTKDKKLHASWESYYQNGNRKCVAIYDNGKKVGTWYYWFMDKKTKVVYENNKIVEVEEMSLE, encoded by the coding sequence ATGAGAAAGATAATGATTTTATTATTTGTTTTAAGTGCCGCAGTATCTTTTTCACAGGAAAAAAGCAATCAAAAAATTGAACCAATAGGGGATTTGTTTGAAGTAACAGTGTACTATGATGACGGCACTATTATGCAACATGGATTTATGACTAAAGATAAAAAACTCCATGCTTCCTGGGAAAGTTACTATCAAAATGGTAACAGAAAATGTGTTGCCATATATGATAACGGAAAAAAGGTAGGCACCTGGTATTATTGGTTTATGGATAAAAAGACCAAAGTGGTTTATGAAAACAATAAAATTGTTGAGGTAGAGGAAATGAGCCTGGAGTAG
- a CDS encoding DUF695 domain-containing protein, whose protein sequence is MSFFYASSFGQNDWAEYVSMKKDGVMSISIDLSLELYKPNYKNLLVVGSKFNNCMKNGFPEENGLEEIFTFSDSIAQSIEKITANRLAGFLTYQCMAFDVFYVKDTNNLRENLNKMIERNFNRNEIYLDIKKDKNWKYYADYLYPRNFSSEYLIDQDYLNDLVLQGDDLQGLRQVKHWMYFKNLEKRKQFGDKIKKLAFSLESISYNRDDPYPYQLRASRKDSITPESIYKLTSMLRALSGSLGGVYDGWSTDVKKKE, encoded by the coding sequence ATGTCTTTTTTTTACGCCTCTTCCTTTGGTCAAAATGACTGGGCTGAGTACGTAAGCATGAAGAAAGATGGTGTTATGTCTATTTCGATCGACTTGAGCCTGGAACTGTACAAACCCAACTACAAAAATCTTCTCGTTGTGGGGTCAAAATTCAATAATTGCATGAAAAATGGCTTTCCGGAGGAAAACGGATTGGAAGAGATTTTTACTTTTTCAGATTCAATTGCCCAGTCCATAGAAAAAATTACAGCAAATCGCTTAGCAGGATTTTTAACTTACCAGTGTATGGCTTTTGACGTATTCTATGTCAAGGATACCAACAACCTTAGAGAAAACCTGAATAAAATGATAGAAAGAAATTTTAACCGCAATGAAATTTATCTCGATATAAAAAAGGACAAAAACTGGAAATACTATGCTGACTATCTATACCCAAGGAACTTTTCATCTGAATATTTGATTGATCAGGACTATTTAAATGATCTGGTACTTCAGGGCGATGATCTTCAGGGCTTAAGACAGGTTAAGCATTGGATGTATTTTAAGAATCTGGAAAAGAGGAAACAATTTGGTGATAAAATTAAAAAATTAGCGTTTTCACTGGAATCCATTTCCTATAACCGGGATGATCCGTATCCTTACCAACTCAGGGCATCGAGAAAGGATTCCATCACCCCGGAATCAATTTATAAGTTAACCTCAATGCTGAGGGCCTTGTCCGGATCTTTGGGAGGGGTTTATGACGGATGGTCAACTGATGTGAAAAAAAAGGAATGA
- the mmuM gene encoding homocysteine S-methyltransferase — translation MKSQENIKYPLILDGGMSNVLESLGCNLDHPLWSAYLIVEDPDMIVKAHLAYLNAGAKCITTSSYQATLEGFERIGLTRTESKAMMLRSVELALKARNIFLDGSSQNKTIYLAASIGPYGAFLADGSEYKGRYDVTDEKLKEFHTEKMRILEETAVDFMAFETIPSLREVKILNQIIADCKKPCWISFSCSNEHSLNDGNSIIDAVKSISSNKKLFALGINCTAPRYISDIIKNILPFIQDKKLIIYPNSGEIYLPETKSWKGISDPVTFQKMASEWLSSGVDIIGGCCRIGPEHISRLNFLTS, via the coding sequence ATGAAATCTCAGGAAAACATAAAATATCCATTGATTCTGGATGGGGGTATGTCTAACGTTTTGGAAAGTTTAGGTTGCAATCTTGACCATCCCCTTTGGTCAGCCTATCTGATTGTCGAGGATCCTGATATGATCGTAAAGGCCCATTTAGCTTATCTGAATGCGGGTGCGAAATGCATAACTACTTCTAGTTATCAGGCGACTCTTGAGGGCTTTGAAAGGATTGGATTGACAAGAACTGAATCAAAAGCAATGATGTTACGATCCGTAGAACTCGCACTCAAGGCCAGAAATATTTTCCTTGATGGAAGTTCACAGAACAAAACGATCTATTTGGCAGCGAGTATTGGGCCTTATGGTGCATTCCTCGCTGATGGATCAGAATACAAAGGCCGGTATGATGTAACAGATGAAAAACTTAAGGAATTTCACACTGAAAAGATGAGAATTCTGGAAGAAACAGCTGTAGATTTCATGGCATTTGAAACCATTCCGAGTTTAAGGGAAGTTAAAATTCTGAATCAAATCATCGCTGATTGTAAAAAGCCCTGCTGGATTTCATTCTCATGCAGTAACGAGCATTCTCTAAATGACGGAAATTCAATTATTGATGCCGTTAAATCAATATCATCTAATAAAAAATTATTTGCTCTTGGCATTAATTGTACCGCCCCACGTTATATAAGTGATATCATTAAGAATATTCTTCCTTTTATTCAGGATAAAAAACTGATTATCTATCCGAATTCAGGAGAGATTTATCTTCCGGAAACAAAATCCTGGAAAGGGATATCGGATCCTGTTACTTTTCAGAAAATGGCTTCAGAATGGCTCAGTTCCGGAGTTGATATTATAGGTGGTTGTTGCAGGATAGGACCGGAGCATATAAGTCGACTCAACTTTTTGACCAGTTAA
- the radA gene encoding DNA repair protein RadA: MAKTKTTFFCQNCGAQFPKWVGKCNSCNEWNTIVEEVIQREEKTSWKSASTIKRGSKAVKLKEITAVNEERINTCNHELNRVLGGGLVKGSVVLLGGEPGIGKSTLLLQIALMMDNKVLYVSGEESMTQIKLRADRLKKANDNCLILTETKTHSIFKSAEENLPEVIVIDSIQTLHTEMIEASPGSISQIRETTSELIKYAKETNTPVILIGHITKEGNIAGPKILEHMVDVVLQFEGDRNHTYRILRAQKNRFGSTAELGIYEMLHTGLREVENPSEILISEKDEELTGTAIAATLEGMRPLMIEVQALVSSAVYGTPQRSCTGFNIKRLNMLLAVLEKRAGFRLGAKDVFLNIAGGLRVEDPSIDLAVVCAVLSSNAEISIPQNICFSAEVGLAGEIRAISRVEQRIQEAEKLGFERIVLSKFNKLMKNPSGIEIIKVSKIEEVLRVLFDGH; the protein is encoded by the coding sequence ATGGCCAAGACCAAAACCACTTTTTTCTGTCAGAATTGCGGAGCCCAGTTTCCTAAATGGGTAGGAAAATGTAATTCCTGCAACGAATGGAATACCATAGTCGAGGAGGTGATACAGCGCGAAGAGAAGACCAGCTGGAAGTCAGCGTCAACGATTAAAAGAGGTTCGAAAGCGGTTAAACTGAAAGAAATAACCGCTGTAAATGAAGAGAGAATAAATACATGCAATCATGAATTAAACAGGGTTCTGGGGGGTGGCCTGGTGAAAGGATCTGTGGTTTTACTAGGAGGAGAACCGGGAATTGGCAAGTCAACGTTATTGTTACAGATAGCACTTATGATGGACAACAAAGTGCTGTATGTTTCGGGTGAAGAGAGCATGACCCAGATCAAGTTGCGTGCGGATCGATTGAAAAAGGCCAATGATAATTGTCTGATTCTTACTGAAACCAAGACGCACTCAATTTTCAAGTCTGCCGAGGAAAACCTTCCTGAAGTCATTGTTATAGATTCCATTCAAACTTTGCATACAGAAATGATCGAAGCGTCTCCGGGGAGTATTTCACAAATTCGAGAAACAACTTCAGAACTCATCAAATATGCCAAAGAGACCAATACCCCGGTCATTTTGATTGGGCACATTACAAAAGAGGGAAATATTGCGGGGCCCAAGATTCTGGAACATATGGTAGATGTGGTTCTACAGTTTGAAGGAGATAGAAATCATACCTATAGAATCTTAAGAGCCCAGAAAAACCGATTTGGTTCGACCGCTGAACTGGGAATTTATGAAATGTTGCATACCGGATTAAGAGAGGTGGAAAACCCATCAGAAATCCTTATCTCGGAAAAGGACGAGGAACTAACCGGAACCGCTATAGCCGCTACTTTGGAAGGAATGAGGCCGTTAATGATTGAGGTTCAGGCCCTGGTAAGTTCAGCAGTATATGGAACACCTCAAAGATCCTGTACGGGTTTTAATATAAAACGATTGAATATGCTCCTGGCCGTTTTGGAAAAAAGGGCGGGCTTTAGATTAGGAGCCAAGGATGTTTTCCTGAATATTGCCGGTGGATTACGTGTCGAGGACCCATCCATAGATTTGGCTGTAGTATGTGCCGTTCTTTCTTCGAATGCTGAGATATCAATTCCTCAAAACATTTGTTTTTCCGCTGAGGTTGGACTGGCTGGCGAGATAAGAGCAATCAGTAGGGTTGAGCAAAGAATTCAGGAAGCTGAGAAATTGGGTTTTGAAAGAATTGTACTGTCAAAATTTAATAAATTGATGAAAAATCCGTCAGGCATTGAGATCATCAAAGTAAGTAAAATAGAAGAAGTTTTGAGGGTTTTATTTGATGGGCACTAA
- a CDS encoding UDP-2,3-diacylglucosamine diphosphatase, producing MNDPQKKIYFASDQHFGIPDANRSKLREKKFISWLDEIKADAEAIFLLGDLFDFWFEYKTVVPRGFVRVLGKIAELRDSGIPIYFFVGNHDLWMMDYFEKELDIPVYHQPKEFEFGGKKFLIGHGDGLGPGDKGYKRMKKVFSHPLSKWFYRWLHPDIGVKIAQYLSTKNKLISGQEDIKFLGEENEWLAQYAKRKLEKKHYDYFLFGHRHLPMEIEVGKDSIYINTGDWISHYTYAVFDGSELSLKKYR from the coding sequence ATGAATGATCCCCAGAAGAAAATATATTTTGCCTCTGACCAGCATTTTGGAATTCCGGATGCAAATCGGAGTAAGTTAAGGGAAAAAAAATTTATTTCATGGCTCGATGAAATAAAGGCTGACGCCGAGGCTATTTTTTTGCTGGGTGACCTGTTTGATTTTTGGTTTGAATATAAGACCGTTGTACCACGAGGATTTGTAAGAGTTTTAGGAAAGATCGCTGAACTCAGAGACAGCGGTATTCCAATCTATTTTTTTGTCGGGAATCACGACCTGTGGATGATGGACTATTTTGAAAAAGAACTTGATATCCCTGTCTATCATCAACCGAAAGAATTTGAATTTGGAGGAAAGAAATTTTTAATAGGCCATGGAGATGGACTGGGGCCAGGGGATAAAGGTTATAAAAGAATGAAAAAAGTGTTTTCTCACCCTTTGTCAAAATGGTTTTATCGCTGGCTGCATCCTGATATCGGTGTGAAAATCGCACAGTACCTTTCAACAAAGAATAAACTCATTTCAGGCCAGGAGGATATTAAGTTTTTAGGGGAAGAAAACGAATGGCTTGCTCAATATGCCAAAAGGAAACTAGAGAAAAAACATTACGATTATTTTCTTTTTGGCCACAGGCACCTTCCCATGGAAATAGAAGTTGGCAAGGACAGTATATATATCAATACAGGCGACTGGATCTCGCATTATACCTATGCGGTTTTTGATGGTTCAGAATTGAGTTTAAAGAAATACAGGTAA
- a CDS encoding 6-pyruvoyl trahydropterin synthase family protein: MKKIRITKHFDFESAHALYGYDGKCKNIHGHSYHLYVTVIGSPIEDKSHTKNGMVMDFGDLKTIVKKEIVTKFDHAVVLNSNSPHKELAGTISDHSHKVVLVPYQPTSENMLIDFAERIQVQLPQNVLLHSLKLYETANSYAEWFASDQN, translated from the coding sequence ATGAAGAAAATTAGAATAACAAAGCATTTTGATTTCGAATCGGCACACGCTTTGTATGGATACGACGGAAAATGTAAAAATATACACGGACACAGCTATCATTTGTATGTAACGGTAATAGGGAGCCCTATCGAAGACAAATCCCACACCAAGAACGGTATGGTCATGGATTTTGGTGATTTAAAAACGATAGTCAAAAAAGAGATTGTTACAAAATTTGATCATGCTGTGGTTTTAAACAGCAATTCGCCTCACAAAGAACTTGCCGGCACGATTTCAGATCATTCTCATAAAGTAGTACTTGTTCCTTACCAGCCGACGAGTGAAAATATGCTTATTGATTTTGCTGAACGAATACAAGTACAATTACCTCAAAATGTTTTATTACATTCGTTAAAATTATACGAAACAGCTAATTCTTATGCAGAATGGTTCGCAAGCGATCAAAACTGA